From Demequina lutea, a single genomic window includes:
- a CDS encoding dipeptide ABC transporter ATP-binding protein, with the protein MSDVVDIRDLAVTFQTDAGPVKAVDGVTLAVHPGEVLAIVGESGSGKTVTAKTILGLLPETATVRGVVLLTRRDGASDGDIVTMSGSQLREVRGRDAAMVFQEPSTALNPVFPVGWQIAEGMRAHSKISKKDARAAAIDVMRRVGIPDPEVRVDHYPHQFSGGQKQRIVIAQALVLNPGVIIADEPTTALDVTVQAEILDLLRRVRDEFGTAIVLITHNMGIVADLADRVAVMYQGKLVEQDDVRTIFNAPKDPYTQQLLAAVPRIGEGLARAHERAAARPEGWDDHTPVVRASNLRIVYPGRFRQPDFVAVDGVDLRIRPGEVVGLVGESGSGKTTIGRAIAGLTKVSGGSLTVLGAEMHGIHERNFRPLRRRIGFVFQDPATSFNPLLTIAECVAEPLVVHGQAENAADARARVDELLEAVQLPTSFRERYPHELSGGQRQRASLARAIALNPELLIADEPTSALDVSVQARVLDLFDELHRELGFAALFISHDLAVVDMLADRIAVLHKGKLVEEGTGDEVLGSPREPYTQRLLASLPVPDPDAQAVRRAQWEALREADAAL; encoded by the coding sequence ATGAGCGACGTCGTCGATATCCGCGACCTCGCGGTGACCTTCCAGACCGATGCCGGGCCCGTGAAGGCCGTCGACGGCGTAACTCTCGCGGTCCACCCGGGCGAGGTACTCGCGATCGTAGGGGAGTCCGGCAGCGGCAAAACCGTCACGGCCAAGACCATCCTGGGCCTGTTACCCGAGACGGCGACCGTGCGTGGGGTAGTGCTGCTCACCCGTAGGGACGGCGCGAGCGACGGCGACATCGTCACGATGTCTGGGTCGCAACTGCGCGAGGTGCGCGGGCGTGACGCCGCCATGGTGTTCCAGGAGCCCTCGACCGCGCTCAACCCGGTCTTCCCTGTCGGCTGGCAGATAGCCGAGGGCATGCGTGCCCACTCAAAGATCTCCAAGAAGGACGCCCGCGCCGCGGCGATCGACGTGATGAGACGCGTCGGGATCCCCGACCCCGAGGTGCGGGTGGACCACTACCCCCACCAGTTCTCCGGGGGCCAGAAGCAGCGCATCGTCATTGCGCAGGCGCTCGTTCTCAACCCAGGCGTGATCATCGCCGACGAGCCCACCACCGCGCTTGATGTCACCGTGCAGGCCGAGATCCTGGACCTGTTGCGGCGGGTTCGCGATGAGTTCGGTACCGCCATCGTGCTCATCACGCACAACATGGGCATCGTCGCGGACCTCGCCGATCGCGTTGCCGTGATGTACCAGGGAAAGCTCGTCGAGCAGGACGACGTGCGGACGATCTTCAACGCGCCGAAGGATCCCTATACCCAGCAGCTCCTCGCCGCGGTTCCCCGCATCGGCGAGGGCTTGGCGCGGGCGCATGAGAGGGCCGCCGCGAGGCCGGAAGGCTGGGACGACCACACTCCCGTGGTCCGGGCCAGCAACCTGCGGATCGTTTACCCGGGCCGCTTCCGTCAGCCCGACTTCGTCGCCGTCGACGGCGTCGACCTGCGCATTCGGCCGGGCGAGGTTGTGGGGCTGGTGGGCGAGTCCGGCTCGGGCAAGACCACTATTGGCCGGGCCATCGCTGGACTCACCAAGGTGTCAGGGGGTTCCCTCACGGTGCTCGGCGCCGAGATGCATGGAATCCACGAGCGCAACTTTCGCCCCCTGCGGCGCCGCATTGGCTTCGTGTTCCAAGACCCCGCCACGAGCTTCAACCCGCTGCTCACCATCGCAGAGTGCGTGGCCGAACCCCTCGTCGTGCATGGGCAGGCCGAGAACGCGGCCGACGCCCGGGCTAGGGTCGACGAGTTGCTCGAGGCCGTGCAGTTGCCGACATCGTTCCGCGAGCGCTATCCCCACGAGCTGTCTGGGGGCCAGCGTCAGCGCGCCTCGCTTGCCAGGGCGATCGCGCTCAACCCCGAACTGCTGATCGCCGATGAACCGACCTCCGCCCTCGATGTGTCGGTCCAGGCGCGCGTGCTCGACCTGTTTGACGAGCTTCACCGCGAGCTCGGCTTCGCCGCGCTCTTCATCAGCCACGACCTCGCGGTGGTGGACATGTTGGCGGACCGCATCGCGGTACTACACAAGGGCAAGTTGGTCGAGGAGGGCACGGGCGACGAGGTGCTTGGTTCCCCGCGCGAGCCGTACACGCAGCGCCTGTTGGCGTCCCTGCCCGTGCCCGATCCCGATGCTCAGGCCGTGCGTCGTGCGCAGTGGGAAGCACTGCGGGAGGCTGACGCGGCGCTGTAG
- the acs gene encoding acetate--CoA ligase yields MVRDAHVPGGHVPSRHTLENLHTETRTFAPLVGMAAHANATGYEYKKAKADSLEYWREAALRLSWKQPFTEILDWSDAPVARWFHDGTLNACDNAVDRHVREGRGDRVAFHFVGEPGDTQTLTYADMLDRVQRAANGLLSLGVGKGDRVAIYLPQIPEAVVAMLACARIGAIHSVIFGGFSAESLRQRIDDAEAKLVITADGGNRRGAHLALKPLVDEALAPTAEHPTACESVKHVLTVKRTGQETAWQDGRDLWWHDVVDPQLPEHEPEWVEAEHPLFILYTSGTTGTPKGLYHTTGGYLTGVAHTHRIVFDIKPETDVYWCTADVGWVTGHSYIVYGPMINGATQVLYEGTPNTPHEGRWWEIIQEYKVTILYTAPTAIRTFMKWGHAIPDQYDLTSLRLLGSVGEPINPEAWMWYRNVIGGDRCPIVDTWWQTETGSILISPLPGVTATKPGSAMTAIPGIAVEVVDDSGAPVRNGEGGYLVITEPWPSMLRGIWGDRHRYQSTYWNHFDGMYFAGDGAKKDVDGDLWLMGRVDDVMNVSGHRLTTTEIEHALVSHPWVAEAAVVGANDEITGQAVVAFVIVRSDVEGIPTDGEAVATALRNHVRKQIGPLAKPRDILVVAEVPKTRSGKIMRRLLRDVAENRPVGDVTTLADSSVMDAIREGLAAGKAD; encoded by the coding sequence ATGGTCAGAGACGCCCATGTCCCCGGCGGCCACGTACCCAGTCGCCACACGCTTGAGAACCTGCACACCGAGACGCGCACGTTCGCGCCCCTGGTGGGCATGGCCGCGCACGCAAACGCGACCGGTTACGAATACAAGAAGGCCAAGGCGGACAGCCTCGAATACTGGCGTGAGGCCGCACTGCGCCTTTCGTGGAAACAGCCCTTCACCGAGATCCTCGATTGGTCCGACGCCCCCGTGGCCCGCTGGTTCCACGACGGCACCCTCAACGCTTGCGACAACGCCGTGGACCGCCACGTGCGCGAGGGCCGCGGTGACCGCGTTGCCTTCCACTTCGTCGGCGAACCAGGCGACACACAGACCCTCACCTACGCCGACATGCTCGACCGCGTCCAGCGCGCCGCCAACGGGCTGTTGAGCCTCGGCGTCGGCAAGGGAGACCGCGTCGCGATCTACCTGCCCCAGATCCCGGAGGCCGTGGTCGCGATGCTGGCCTGCGCGCGCATCGGCGCCATTCACTCGGTCATCTTTGGCGGGTTCAGCGCGGAGAGCCTGCGCCAGCGCATCGACGACGCCGAAGCCAAGCTCGTCATCACGGCCGATGGCGGCAACAGGCGCGGCGCCCACCTCGCCCTGAAGCCCCTGGTCGACGAGGCGCTCGCACCCACGGCCGAGCACCCCACCGCTTGCGAGTCGGTCAAGCACGTGCTGACGGTCAAGCGCACCGGCCAGGAGACGGCGTGGCAGGACGGCCGCGACCTGTGGTGGCACGACGTTGTGGACCCGCAGCTCCCCGAGCACGAACCGGAGTGGGTCGAGGCCGAGCATCCGCTATTCATCCTTTACACGTCGGGCACCACGGGCACCCCCAAGGGTCTCTATCACACGACCGGCGGCTACCTGACGGGCGTGGCGCACACACACAGGATCGTGTTCGACATCAAGCCGGAGACGGACGTCTACTGGTGCACCGCCGATGTGGGCTGGGTGACCGGGCACAGCTACATCGTCTACGGACCCATGATCAACGGCGCTACCCAGGTGCTCTACGAGGGCACGCCAAACACCCCGCACGAGGGCCGCTGGTGGGAGATCATCCAGGAGTACAAGGTCACCATCCTGTACACCGCGCCCACCGCGATCCGCACGTTCATGAAGTGGGGCCACGCGATCCCCGACCAGTACGACCTCACGTCGCTACGCCTGCTCGGCTCGGTGGGCGAACCCATCAATCCCGAGGCGTGGATGTGGTACCGCAACGTCATCGGCGGCGACCGCTGCCCCATCGTCGACACGTGGTGGCAGACCGAGACCGGCTCGATCCTCATCTCTCCCCTGCCGGGCGTGACCGCGACCAAGCCCGGCTCGGCCATGACGGCCATCCCAGGAATCGCGGTCGAGGTGGTCGACGACTCGGGCGCTCCGGTGCGCAACGGCGAGGGCGGCTACCTGGTCATCACCGAGCCATGGCCGTCGATGCTTCGCGGCATCTGGGGCGACAGGCACCGCTACCAGTCCACCTACTGGAACCACTTTGACGGCATGTACTTTGCGGGCGACGGTGCCAAGAAGGACGTCGACGGCGACTTGTGGCTCATGGGCCGTGTTGACGACGTCATGAATGTCTCCGGCCACCGGTTGACGACCACGGAGATCGAGCACGCCCTCGTGTCCCACCCGTGGGTGGCCGAGGCGGCCGTGGTGGGCGCCAATGACGAGATCACCGGTCAGGCCGTGGTCGCCTTCGTCATCGTGAGGTCCGATGTCGAGGGCATCCCCACCGACGGCGAGGCCGTCGCGACTGCGCTGCGCAACCACGTGCGGAAGCAGATCGGCCCCCTCGCCAAGCCGCGCGACATCCTGGTGGTCGCCGAGGTGCCCAAGACCAGATCGGGCAAGATCATGCGCCGCCTGCTGAGGGACGTGGCCGAGAACCGGCCGGTGGGCGACGTCACGACGCTGGCGGACTCGTCGGTGATGGACGCGATCAGGGAGGGCCTGGCCGCGGGCAAGGCCGACTGA
- a CDS encoding sigma-70 family RNA polymerase sigma factor, protein MARWQGFYDELAEARYPSLLAYAMAFTGQRATAEDLVQEAMVRTFSSPRRLSSAQHAEHYVRRAIASVFVDDKRREQLFRRSASRLADAEVAPDRATQVDNRDAVADALATLTPQVRACVVLRYYDDLTVAQIADRLGLALGTVKRYLHDGAESMRGELGAEPDAERVEVLVTERRER, encoded by the coding sequence GTGGCGAGATGGCAGGGCTTCTACGACGAGCTCGCTGAGGCGAGGTATCCGTCGCTGCTCGCCTACGCCATGGCATTCACCGGCCAGCGCGCGACGGCGGAGGACCTCGTCCAGGAGGCCATGGTGAGGACGTTCTCCTCGCCGCGCAGGCTGAGCTCCGCCCAGCACGCCGAGCACTACGTGCGGCGGGCCATCGCGTCGGTGTTTGTGGACGACAAGCGCCGCGAGCAGCTGTTCCGGCGCTCGGCCTCGCGCTTGGCCGATGCGGAGGTCGCCCCGGACCGCGCCACCCAGGTCGACAACCGCGACGCGGTGGCCGACGCGCTCGCGACCCTCACGCCGCAGGTGCGCGCGTGCGTCGTGCTGCGCTACTACGACGACCTCACGGTTGCGCAGATCGCCGACCGGCTTGGCCTCGCGCTCGGCACGGTCAAGCGGTACCTGCACGACGGCGCCGAGAGTATGCGCGGCGAACTGGGCGCAGAGCCCGATGCGGAACGCGTCGAGGTCCTCGTGACCGAGCGAAGGGAGAGGTGA
- a CDS encoding alpha/beta hydrolase: protein MAMIPAAAPDLTAPRSLSLPPAIVDRLADGTDLLATWWPFAAAVAAAVALVVLAVRWRRRKGRAVLTVLGSVVAAIVSVALGVNAWSGYAPSLDGAVRLVTDQAVAATATSGGLTPESIPMPRALNMPASTTWVYTPPGYRKASAVRYPTLVLIHGSPGTSADWSVGGALAHTMDVLINEGLIQPMIVVMPEVNGFGLDQLDTECLDSTTGGPQVETYLTDVVVPWVDAHYATAATWESRAIGGMSAGAFCAVDQGLRHPELYGAIISLEGYDNPGEGARGALATNAEFLAHSPGVYVDTMTFEHPVATFFGTSGNGDAGDRNDNVTLAAKLTARGQDVVYRNLPNGFHTWHTARELLPYALVFISGHLKAGGAAG, encoded by the coding sequence ATGGCGATGATCCCGGCGGCGGCCCCCGACCTGACGGCGCCCAGGTCACTGTCGCTGCCCCCCGCCATCGTCGACAGGCTCGCGGACGGCACCGACTTGCTCGCGACCTGGTGGCCCTTCGCGGCGGCCGTCGCGGCGGCCGTGGCGCTTGTGGTGCTGGCGGTGCGGTGGCGACGGCGCAAAGGGCGCGCGGTGCTCACGGTGCTTGGTTCGGTGGTCGCGGCGATCGTATCCGTGGCGCTCGGCGTCAACGCGTGGAGCGGCTACGCGCCGTCGCTTGACGGAGCGGTCCGGCTCGTCACCGACCAGGCTGTGGCGGCCACGGCGACTTCGGGCGGGCTGACGCCGGAGAGCATCCCGATGCCACGCGCGCTGAACATGCCCGCCTCGACCACGTGGGTATATACGCCCCCCGGATATCGCAAGGCATCGGCCGTGCGCTACCCGACGCTCGTCCTGATCCACGGGTCGCCCGGCACGTCGGCCGACTGGAGCGTCGGCGGGGCCCTTGCTCACACCATGGATGTACTGATCAACGAGGGTCTGATTCAGCCGATGATCGTGGTCATGCCCGAGGTCAACGGCTTCGGACTAGACCAGCTCGACACCGAATGCCTCGACTCGACCACGGGGGGGCCGCAGGTGGAGACCTACCTCACCGACGTCGTGGTGCCGTGGGTCGACGCCCACTACGCGACGGCCGCCACCTGGGAGTCCCGCGCCATCGGCGGCATGTCGGCGGGGGCCTTTTGCGCCGTCGACCAGGGTCTGCGCCACCCGGAGCTTTACGGCGCCATCATCTCGCTCGAGGGGTACGACAACCCCGGCGAGGGCGCCCGCGGGGCGCTCGCGACCAACGCCGAATTCCTCGCGCATTCACCCGGCGTGTACGTCGACACGATGACGTTCGAGCACCCGGTGGCGACGTTCTTTGGCACGTCGGGCAATGGCGACGCCGGCGACAGAAACGACAACGTGACACTCGCGGCGAAGCTCACAGCCCGCGGCCAAGACGTCGTCTATCGAAACCTTCCAAACGGATTTCACACCTGGCATACGGCCCGCGAGTTACTTCCTTATGCGCTTGTATTTATCTCGGGACATCTCAAGGCCGGGGGCGCGGCGGGCTAG
- a CDS encoding bifunctional lysylphosphatidylglycerol flippase/synthetase MprF: protein MPPTAANDWRRRDRTRRVAAIVVGAVGVVGILSAVSRPLRGRLEIVLEWIPFHATRGAASTLVLVSLALVLTARGLRRGGRLAWAGTVALLAFSVALNIVKGLDIEEAAVGLAAAVWLATQRHAFPVLPTRVAARRALVLGGGGAVAAVLGGVALSMAVGRKHHPHFGESTRAVAQRLGGDWALPLPGGGDFVTPMLVALGIGLAGTTLWLLLSPRPGRRLSASAHAEERERAREIVKAHGGGTLDYFALRDDKDWFFYESSVVAHSVRRGVCLVSPDPIGPAAEREGALAAFLAHAQRHGWSVAVIGASPEWLPLYEATGMRALYMGDEAVVDCGKFTLEGPPMKSLRGAYGRVQRAGYTAEFTDPLAVTPQDRAAIEDLTVASRRGEAERGFSMTLSRMFDPHDAGLLLTIVRDGDGTIQAFLQWTPATRIGGWSLDVMRRNPAGDLPNGIMDFAIVATIFHVAPGGGGLGLNFAMLREVVASESTSGRARLSKAAVRALTGKTQVESLWRFNSKYDPAWVPRYVVLDSLDQLVLQGFAMADAEGVGELPLLGRFLGRST, encoded by the coding sequence ATGCCCCCTACTGCTGCCAACGATTGGCGACGCCGAGATCGCACCAGGCGTGTCGCCGCAATTGTGGTGGGGGCGGTGGGCGTGGTCGGAATCCTGTCTGCGGTCTCCAGGCCGCTACGCGGCCGCCTCGAGATCGTGCTCGAGTGGATTCCGTTCCACGCGACGCGCGGCGCGGCGTCGACGCTCGTGCTCGTGTCCCTCGCTCTCGTGCTGACGGCGCGCGGCCTGCGGCGCGGTGGGCGGCTCGCCTGGGCGGGGACGGTCGCGCTGCTCGCCTTCTCCGTTGCGCTGAACATCGTCAAGGGCCTGGACATTGAAGAGGCTGCCGTGGGTCTTGCAGCGGCAGTCTGGCTTGCCACGCAGCGGCACGCGTTTCCCGTATTGCCGACGCGGGTCGCGGCGCGCAGGGCGCTTGTCCTTGGAGGAGGCGGCGCAGTCGCCGCCGTGCTCGGCGGCGTTGCACTGTCGATGGCCGTGGGACGCAAGCACCATCCTCACTTTGGCGAATCCACCCGTGCCGTCGCCCAGCGACTCGGCGGTGACTGGGCCCTCCCCTTGCCGGGCGGGGGTGACTTCGTGACGCCGATGCTCGTGGCGCTCGGCATCGGCCTGGCGGGAACGACGCTGTGGCTTTTGCTGTCGCCACGGCCAGGTCGCAGGCTCTCCGCCTCCGCCCACGCCGAGGAAAGGGAGAGGGCAAGGGAGATCGTCAAGGCGCACGGCGGCGGCACTCTCGATTACTTTGCGTTGCGCGACGACAAGGACTGGTTCTTCTACGAATCCTCGGTCGTCGCGCATTCGGTGCGACGCGGCGTGTGCCTGGTGTCCCCCGATCCGATTGGCCCGGCGGCGGAGCGGGAAGGCGCGCTCGCGGCCTTTTTGGCGCACGCGCAGCGTCACGGGTGGTCCGTCGCCGTGATCGGCGCGTCGCCCGAGTGGCTACCTCTATATGAGGCCACGGGGATGCGGGCGCTGTACATGGGCGATGAGGCCGTCGTCGATTGCGGGAAGTTCACCCTCGAGGGTCCCCCGATGAAGAGCCTGCGCGGTGCCTACGGTCGCGTGCAACGCGCCGGATACACGGCCGAGTTCACGGACCCTCTTGCGGTCACGCCCCAGGACAGGGCCGCGATTGAGGACCTCACGGTGGCAAGCAGGCGTGGTGAGGCGGAGCGCGGCTTCTCGATGACACTGTCGCGCATGTTTGACCCGCACGACGCGGGGTTGCTGCTCACGATCGTGCGCGACGGAGACGGGACGATCCAGGCGTTTCTGCAGTGGACCCCTGCGACGCGCATCGGCGGCTGGTCGCTCGACGTGATGCGTCGCAACCCGGCGGGAGACCTGCCCAACGGCATCATGGACTTCGCGATCGTCGCGACCATCTTTCACGTGGCCCCAGGCGGCGGCGGGCTGGGACTCAACTTCGCGATGCTCCGCGAGGTTGTGGCGAGCGAGTCGACATCGGGACGGGCGCGGCTGTCCAAGGCCGCGGTTCGCGCGCTCACCGGCAAGACCCAGGTCGAGTCGCTGTGGCGCTTCAACTCCAAGTACGACCCGGCATGGGTTCCCCGCTACGTGGTCCTCGACTCGCTTGACCAACTGGTGCTTCAAGGCTTTGCGATGGCCGATGCCGAGGGGGTGGGCGAACTGCCCCTCCTTGGTCGGTTCTTGGGCCGGAGCACATGA
- a CDS encoding acyltransferase family protein, translating into MGNEADQRHSDRILGADGIRAMAALGVIFSHLYQRLFMPDQAQWYQTVQALFMKGAFGVSTFFVLSGMLLSYPYWKAYLAGQPMPKLGHFVRRRAARIVPAYYASLLVSFALTFAIAPDAGYKVWRLIAGLTFTSDFDYVTFFPSEINGPLWSISFEVFSYVLLALMMAALFWWIGRRVAGSGAKVAAARRKGTPLRGLAYWAVIFVAVNVLNGVLVASVKLSDEGKGWQYGDIGGAKEWMPGYNPLGLFGHFLLGILAAWAIASWSARQAGAGGKAGDTAVALTRWWWDAIAAAGFVASGVLLWTVRSPAEPTNLTGFQDQPYLFPLFALAVAITLVGLAHSRLLGRIVDNRFARYTATVSFGLYVWHYLVLYLFSYITDGRFEYYGIHSWPQHLAISGAVLVVSYVIATFSWRWLEQPVLRSRWATRR; encoded by the coding sequence ATGGGCAACGAAGCCGACCAGCGTCACTCAGACCGCATCCTTGGCGCCGACGGCATCCGCGCCATGGCCGCCCTGGGCGTGATTTTCTCGCACCTCTACCAGCGGCTCTTCATGCCGGATCAGGCTCAGTGGTACCAGACGGTCCAGGCGCTGTTCATGAAGGGCGCCTTCGGGGTGTCCACGTTCTTTGTGCTTTCGGGGATGCTGCTCAGCTACCCGTATTGGAAGGCGTACCTCGCAGGCCAGCCGATGCCGAAGCTGGGCCACTTTGTCAGGCGCCGTGCCGCGCGCATCGTGCCCGCTTACTACGCGAGCCTGCTCGTCAGTTTTGCGCTGACGTTCGCGATCGCGCCCGACGCGGGCTACAAGGTGTGGCGACTCATTGCAGGCCTCACATTCACCTCCGACTTCGACTACGTGACCTTCTTTCCGTCGGAGATCAACGGGCCGCTGTGGTCGATCAGCTTCGAGGTGTTCAGCTACGTGCTGCTGGCACTGATGATGGCAGCTCTGTTCTGGTGGATTGGTCGCCGGGTGGCGGGGAGCGGCGCCAAGGTCGCGGCGGCACGTCGCAAGGGGACCCCGCTGCGGGGCCTCGCGTACTGGGCCGTCATCTTTGTGGCGGTCAACGTGCTCAACGGCGTGCTGGTCGCCTCCGTGAAGCTGTCCGATGAGGGCAAGGGTTGGCAGTACGGAGATATCGGTGGCGCCAAGGAGTGGATGCCGGGCTACAACCCGCTCGGACTCTTTGGGCACTTCCTGCTTGGAATCCTCGCGGCGTGGGCCATCGCGTCGTGGAGCGCGCGGCAGGCAGGGGCCGGCGGGAAAGCGGGCGATACCGCTGTCGCGCTGACGCGTTGGTGGTGGGATGCGATCGCCGCAGCCGGGTTCGTCGCGTCGGGGGTGCTGCTGTGGACCGTGCGCTCGCCCGCCGAGCCCACCAATCTCACCGGCTTTCAAGACCAGCCCTACCTGTTCCCGCTCTTCGCACTCGCGGTGGCAATCACGCTGGTCGGCCTGGCGCATTCGCGACTTCTTGGACGTATTGTCGACAACCGCTTTGCGCGCTACACGGCGACGGTCTCGTTTGGCCTCTATGTGTGGCACTACCTGGTGCTTTATCTGTTTTCGTACATCACGGACGGCCGGTTCGAGTACTACGGCATCCACTCATGGCCACAGCACCTGGCCATCAGCGGTGCCGTGCTGGTGGTCTCGTATGTCATTGCGACGTTCAGCTGGCGGTGGCTTGAGCAGCCGGTGTTGCGATCCCGATGGGCTACGCGGCGCTGA
- a CDS encoding HAD family hydrolase: MAGQTAAFFDLDKTIIATSSSAAFSRPMMKEGLFTRADAVRAAYAHFLFTIGGADERQTSRLRDAISELIKGWDVAKVTAVVHETIHELIDPVVYDEALALIKRHQANGREVIIVSASGAELVAPIADLLGAEHWIASRMEIADGLYTGEITFYAYGQAKADAIKELAAAQGYDLDGSYAYSDSITDAPMLGVVGHGFVVNPDRSLRRAAATNGWGVLRFRTPVALRKAEAAGPALATVVLVGLGVLVAALMVRSARRRRRAK; the protein is encoded by the coding sequence ATGGCCGGACAAACTGCCGCATTCTTCGACCTCGACAAGACGATCATTGCCACGTCATCGTCTGCGGCGTTCTCGCGCCCGATGATGAAGGAAGGCCTTTTCACCAGGGCCGATGCGGTCCGGGCCGCCTACGCGCACTTCCTCTTCACCATCGGCGGCGCCGACGAGCGGCAAACCTCGAGGCTGCGGGATGCGATTTCGGAGCTCATCAAAGGCTGGGACGTGGCCAAGGTCACCGCAGTGGTGCACGAGACAATCCACGAACTCATCGACCCCGTCGTCTATGACGAGGCGCTCGCTCTCATCAAGCGCCACCAGGCAAACGGTCGCGAGGTCATCATCGTGAGCGCCTCCGGCGCGGAGCTCGTCGCTCCCATCGCCGATCTTCTGGGAGCGGAACACTGGATCGCCTCGCGCATGGAAATCGCCGACGGCCTCTATACGGGCGAGATCACGTTCTACGCATACGGCCAGGCCAAGGCCGACGCGATCAAGGAACTCGCGGCGGCGCAGGGCTACGACCTGGACGGGTCCTACGCGTATTCGGACTCGATCACCGACGCGCCGATGCTTGGCGTCGTCGGCCACGGCTTCGTGGTCAATCCGGACCGCTCCTTGCGCCGTGCGGCCGCGACCAACGGCTGGGGCGTACTTCGCTTCCGCACCCCAGTTGCCTTGCGCAAAGCGGAGGCCGCGGGACCCGCGTTGGCGACCGTCGTGCTCGTTGGCCTGGGCGTCCTCGTGGCCGCCCTCATGGTTCGCTCGGCGAGGAGGAGACGACGCGCGAAATAG
- a CDS encoding TadA family conjugal transfer-associated ATPase, which yields MTTHAWLPDWLRLLWEVPGVTDVLINGPGDVWLDRGLGLESASVLAPETRGAESVGEVRALAVRLASLAGRRLDDASPAVDARLPDGTRFHAVLPPIADGCALLSLRRVRSASMTWEDLLFQGAVHPVLEPVLRGLVRSKSSVIVSGATGSGKTTLLATLLADVDQRERIVLIEEAGEVRPSHPHVVRLVERPANVDGAGAVGMSRLVREALRMRPDRIVLGECRGAEIREVLLALNTGHRGSLTTLHANAAADVPARLIALGALAGLSERAVALHASAAFAAIVHLERDSRRRRVAEVALLQSRDDELKAVPAAMVDAEGRLHHGAAWAKLRQIALPDDDRVAVAS from the coding sequence ATGACAACGCACGCATGGCTCCCTGACTGGCTCCGCCTGCTGTGGGAGGTGCCAGGAGTGACGGACGTTTTGATCAACGGCCCTGGCGACGTATGGCTCGATCGCGGGCTGGGTCTGGAAAGCGCGAGCGTGCTCGCGCCGGAAACGCGGGGAGCCGAATCCGTCGGAGAGGTGAGGGCCCTTGCCGTGCGGCTTGCGTCTCTCGCCGGAAGGAGGCTGGACGACGCGTCTCCTGCCGTCGACGCGCGGCTTCCGGACGGCACCCGCTTCCATGCGGTGCTGCCCCCGATCGCCGACGGTTGTGCGCTGTTGTCGCTGAGGCGAGTGAGATCGGCCTCGATGACGTGGGAGGACCTCCTGTTTCAGGGAGCCGTTCACCCGGTGCTCGAGCCGGTACTGCGCGGGCTCGTGAGGTCGAAGTCGTCCGTCATCGTGTCCGGCGCCACGGGTTCTGGCAAGACGACCTTGTTGGCGACGCTGCTGGCCGACGTCGATCAGCGGGAACGGATTGTGCTGATCGAGGAGGCCGGTGAGGTTCGTCCCTCGCATCCACACGTGGTGCGGTTGGTTGAGCGGCCTGCCAACGTCGACGGGGCGGGAGCCGTGGGCATGTCGCGACTGGTGCGGGAGGCGCTCCGTATGCGGCCCGATCGCATCGTGCTGGGAGAGTGCCGCGGTGCAGAGATCCGCGAGGTCCTCCTCGCGCTCAACACCGGGCATCGGGGGAGCCTCACCACGCTGCATGCGAATGCGGCGGCGGACGTGCCTGCACGGCTGATTGCACTTGGCGCGCTGGCCGGGCTGAGTGAGCGTGCGGTGGCACTCCACGCGAGCGCCGCATTCGCCGCGATCGTGCATCTGGAAAGGGATTCGCGGAGGCGCAGGGTCGCCGAGGTGGCGCTGTTGCAGTCGAGAGACGACGAGCTGAAGGCAGTGCCCGCTGCGATGGTCGACGCCGAGGGGCGCCTTCATCACGGTGCGGCGTGGGCCAAGTTGCGGCAGATTGCCCTCCCTGACGACGACCGGGTTGCGGTGGCGTCTTGA
- a CDS encoding type II secretion system F family protein gives MRRRSGSVGREPELATDAERLAAVAAASRAGASAWESWRQWGDDTATTDEGVPILNRDDALARDAIAAARLAHESGVPLADLVSSLARVEAVRENARLAVGVAMAGPRASASLLGWLPVAGLLVSAVVDPRTVAVLATTRLGWGLIVVAVGLTAMGRRWMTTLLRTASAAGAVP, from the coding sequence GTGAGGCGGCGAAGCGGCTCCGTTGGGCGCGAACCTGAGCTAGCGACCGACGCGGAACGCCTCGCGGCCGTCGCTGCCGCCTCGCGCGCGGGCGCCTCCGCATGGGAATCGTGGAGGCAGTGGGGTGACGACACGGCGACCACCGACGAGGGCGTGCCGATCCTCAATCGCGATGACGCTCTTGCGCGCGACGCGATTGCGGCGGCCCGCCTGGCGCACGAGTCAGGGGTGCCGCTCGCGGACCTCGTGTCTTCGCTCGCGAGGGTGGAGGCGGTCCGGGAAAACGCGAGGCTTGCGGTCGGCGTGGCCATGGCGGGTCCGCGTGCCTCGGCGAGCCTGCTTGGGTGGTTGCCCGTCGCCGGTCTCCTGGTGAGTGCCGTGGTGGACCCCCGCACCGTCGCGGTGCTTGCGACCACGAGGCTCGGCTGGGGATTGATCGTCGTTGCGGTGGGTCTGACGGCGATGGGGCGCCGGTGGATGACCACGTTGCTCCGCACGGCGTCGGCCGCTGGAGCGGTTCCGTGA